The following coding sequences lie in one Nerophis lumbriciformis linkage group LG02, RoL_Nlum_v2.1, whole genome shotgun sequence genomic window:
- the zfp36l2 gene encoding mRNA decay activator protein ZFP36L2 isoform X1, with translation MKEGVHQQVWGSDMSAAVLSAFYDMDMLYKQDKSTNMNALHINSMLDKKAVGAPVAAPGSGGAFTPGFFRRNSTSNLEALNKYNMSSSYGVKENTSSGTTSLMNKENKFRDRAYSDNGERAALQQKAGSQINSTRYKTELCRPFEENGSCKYGEKCQFAHGYHELRSLSRHPKYKTEPCRTFHTIGFCPYGPRCHFIHNADERRPAPNANVQAGEARSAREMCGYNHRDILPAQCYSQKERPKLHHSLSFSGFSSQHDLETPLLDSPTSRTPPPPASSFYDSVSCINSAFSFPGQDLKALLAVHTSGSYSNNHSAGAHFKSMQSGLCPPSPPAYNMSHLQALRRLSESPVFEPPPSPPDSLSDRDSYASGSLSSSGSLSGSESPSLDAGRRLPIFSRLSISDD, from the exons ATGAAAGAAGGAGTGCACCAGCAAGTTTGGGGAAGCGACATGTCCGCCGCCGTCTTGTCCGCCTTCTACGACATGGACATGCTGTACAAG cAGGATAAAAGCACGAACATGAACGCCCTGCACATCAACAGCATGCTGGACAAGAAGGCGGTGGGAGCCCCGGTCGCCGCTCCGGGCTCCGGCGGCGCTTTTACGCCGGGATTTTTCCGCCGAAACTCCACCAGCAACTTGGAGGCGCTGAACAAATACAACATGAGCTCCTCCTACGGCGTGAAGGAGAACACTTCCAGCGGGACCACGTCGCTCATGAACAAGGAGAACAAGTTCCGTGACCGCGCCTACAGCGACAACGGGGAGCGGGCCGCGCTGCAGCAGAAGGCGGGCTCGCAGATCAACTCCACCCGCTACAAGACGGAGCTGTGTCGGCCCTTCGAGGAGAACGGCTCCTGCAAATACGGCGAGAAATGTCAGTTCGCGCACGGCTACCACGAGCTGAGGAGCTTGTCCCGTCACCCCAAGTACAAAACGGAGCCGTGCCGCACCTTCCACACCATCGGCTTCTGCCCCTACGGTCCCCGGTGTCACTTCATCCACAACGCCGACGAGCGTCGACCGGCGCCTAACGCCAACGTGCAGGCGGGGGAGGCGCGCTCTGCCCGGGAGATGTGCGGCTACAACCACCGGGACATCCTCCCCGCTCAGTGCTACAGCCAGAAGGAGCGACCCAAACTGCACCACAGTCTCAGCTTCTCCGGCTTCTCCAGCCAGCACGACCTGGAGACGCCGCTGCTCGACAGTCCCACGTCGCGGACGCCGCCGCCGCCCGCCTCCAGCTTCTACGACTCGGTCTCCTGCATCAACAGCGCCTTCTCCTTCCCGGGACAAGACTTAAAAGCCTTGCTGGCCGTTCACACCTCCGGCAGCTACTCGAACAACCACTCGGCCGGCGCCCACTTTAAGAGCATGCAGAGCGGCCTGTGTCCTCCCTCCCCCCCGGCCTACAATATGAGCCACTTGCAGGCGCTGCGACGCCTCAGTGAGTCCCCGGTGTTTGAGCCTCCTCCCAGCCCGCCTGACTCCCTCTCTGACCGGGACAGCTACGCCAGCGGGTCCCTCAGCTCTTCAGGGAGCCTCAGCGGCTCCGAGTCCCCCAGTCTGGACGCTGGGAGACGTTTGCCAATCTTCAGCAGGCTGTCGATTTCTGATGACTAA
- the zfp36l2 gene encoding mRNA decay activator protein ZFP36L2 isoform X2, translating to MKEGVHQQVWGSDMSAAVLSAFYDMDMLYKDKSTNMNALHINSMLDKKAVGAPVAAPGSGGAFTPGFFRRNSTSNLEALNKYNMSSSYGVKENTSSGTTSLMNKENKFRDRAYSDNGERAALQQKAGSQINSTRYKTELCRPFEENGSCKYGEKCQFAHGYHELRSLSRHPKYKTEPCRTFHTIGFCPYGPRCHFIHNADERRPAPNANVQAGEARSAREMCGYNHRDILPAQCYSQKERPKLHHSLSFSGFSSQHDLETPLLDSPTSRTPPPPASSFYDSVSCINSAFSFPGQDLKALLAVHTSGSYSNNHSAGAHFKSMQSGLCPPSPPAYNMSHLQALRRLSESPVFEPPPSPPDSLSDRDSYASGSLSSSGSLSGSESPSLDAGRRLPIFSRLSISDD from the exons ATGAAAGAAGGAGTGCACCAGCAAGTTTGGGGAAGCGACATGTCCGCCGCCGTCTTGTCCGCCTTCTACGACATGGACATGCTGTACAAG GATAAAAGCACGAACATGAACGCCCTGCACATCAACAGCATGCTGGACAAGAAGGCGGTGGGAGCCCCGGTCGCCGCTCCGGGCTCCGGCGGCGCTTTTACGCCGGGATTTTTCCGCCGAAACTCCACCAGCAACTTGGAGGCGCTGAACAAATACAACATGAGCTCCTCCTACGGCGTGAAGGAGAACACTTCCAGCGGGACCACGTCGCTCATGAACAAGGAGAACAAGTTCCGTGACCGCGCCTACAGCGACAACGGGGAGCGGGCCGCGCTGCAGCAGAAGGCGGGCTCGCAGATCAACTCCACCCGCTACAAGACGGAGCTGTGTCGGCCCTTCGAGGAGAACGGCTCCTGCAAATACGGCGAGAAATGTCAGTTCGCGCACGGCTACCACGAGCTGAGGAGCTTGTCCCGTCACCCCAAGTACAAAACGGAGCCGTGCCGCACCTTCCACACCATCGGCTTCTGCCCCTACGGTCCCCGGTGTCACTTCATCCACAACGCCGACGAGCGTCGACCGGCGCCTAACGCCAACGTGCAGGCGGGGGAGGCGCGCTCTGCCCGGGAGATGTGCGGCTACAACCACCGGGACATCCTCCCCGCTCAGTGCTACAGCCAGAAGGAGCGACCCAAACTGCACCACAGTCTCAGCTTCTCCGGCTTCTCCAGCCAGCACGACCTGGAGACGCCGCTGCTCGACAGTCCCACGTCGCGGACGCCGCCGCCGCCCGCCTCCAGCTTCTACGACTCGGTCTCCTGCATCAACAGCGCCTTCTCCTTCCCGGGACAAGACTTAAAAGCCTTGCTGGCCGTTCACACCTCCGGCAGCTACTCGAACAACCACTCGGCCGGCGCCCACTTTAAGAGCATGCAGAGCGGCCTGTGTCCTCCCTCCCCCCCGGCCTACAATATGAGCCACTTGCAGGCGCTGCGACGCCTCAGTGAGTCCCCGGTGTTTGAGCCTCCTCCCAGCCCGCCTGACTCCCTCTCTGACCGGGACAGCTACGCCAGCGGGTCCCTCAGCTCTTCAGGGAGCCTCAGCGGCTCCGAGTCCCCCAGTCTGGACGCTGGGAGACGTTTGCCAATCTTCAGCAGGCTGTCGATTTCTGATGACTAA